One segment of Drosophila mauritiana strain mau12 chromosome 3R, ASM438214v1, whole genome shotgun sequence DNA contains the following:
- the LOC117144039 gene encoding enhancer of split M1 protein, with translation MMSQTLTLCCLGLVACVYGNTVSTNDTACPTFCPSIYKPVCGTDGQNFKEFASTCNLLSHNCRRERNSVQAYAATDAAWCSSEFVENLHEKLGNFKLEVKECFKPCSMIYQPVCITNGKYRAELANSCLLENFNCALQVSGAQPAELFRLLREEKC, from the exons ATGATGAGCCAAACTTTGACCCTTTGCTGCCTTGGATTGGTGGCATGTGTATACGGAAATACAGTGTCCACAAACGATACCGCCTGTCCAACTTTTTGCCCCAGTATCTACAAGCCAGTATGCGGAACTGATGGCCAGAACTTCAAGGAGTTCGCCAGCACCTGCAACCTATTGTCCCACAACTGTCGCCGCGAAAGGAACAGCGTGCAGG CCTATGCTGCCACCGATGCCGCCTGGTGCAGCTCCGAGTTCGTCGAGAATCTGCACGAGAAGTTGGGCAACTTCAAGCTGGAGGTCAAGGAATGCTTCAAGCCCTGCTCTATGATCTACCAGCCGGTGTGCATTACCAATGGAAAGTATCGTGCCGAGTTGGCCAACTCCTGCCTGCTGGAGAACTTTAACTGCGCCCTGCAGGTCTCCGGCGCCCAACCCGCTGAGCTCTTCCGTCTTTTGCGCGAAGAGAAATGCTAG
- the LOC117145024 gene encoding enhancer of split M2 protein — translation MYLDTKNLTTSSTSTLTAGTASNSKSTRRMRNVWKPLSRLLKVGGKGRTAQATLAHPNNVDLNNTQQQQQQLELLIEDDTKSTPEDSIHKYGLELRQLPEEEQESLTQPPNTPTLISSVHVDKVSAQSCGNCQHGRNCQHRHHSSNINSSSSNMNSSSATQLPSNLWDLQLPLQYISTDNGTFFWANTQDRVDDDLLHALLCQSFSQLPGTLC, via the coding sequence ATGTATCTGGATACGAAAAACCTGACAACCAGCAGCACTTCAACGCTGACAGCGGGCACAGCATCGAACTCAAAGTCAACACGGCGCATGCGCAACGTGTGGAAGCCGCTGAGTCGCCTGCTGAAAGTGGGTGGCAAGGGTCGCACCGCACAGGCGACCTTGGCCCATCCCAACAACGTGGATCTCAACAatacacagcagcagcaacagcagctggagTTGCTCATTGAAGATGACACCAAGTCAACGCCAGAGGATTCTATCCACAAGTACGGTCTGGAGCTGAGGCAATTGCCCGAGGAGGAGCAAGAGTCCCTCACCCAGCCGCCCAACACACCCACATTGATTAGCAGCGTGCATGTGGACAAGGTCAGCGCCCAGAGCTGCGGCAACTGCCAGCACGGACGCAACTGCCAGCACCGACatcacagcagcaacatcaacagcagcagcagcaacatgaacAGCAGCAGTGCAACACAGTTGCCCAGTAATCTCTGGGATCTGCAGTTGCCCCTCCAGTACATCAGCACGGACAATGGCACCTTCTTCTGGGCCAACACTCAGGATCGAGTGGACGATGATCTCCTGCACGCCTTGCTCTGCCAGAGCTTCAGTCAGCTGCCCGGAACGCTATGCTAG